Below is a genomic region from Neurospora crassa OR74A linkage group VII, whole genome shotgun sequence.
AAGAAGATGGCTCCTCCTCTGGTAACGCTCATCGCTTCTGCTCCTGAGGTTCAGTATGTCGCGCTGCGCAACATTGACCTTCTGCTGCAAGCCAATCCCGATATTCTTAGCAAGGAGCTGAGGGTATTCTTCTGCAAATACAACGACCCCCCGTACGTCAAGCTCCAGAAGCTTGAAATCATGGTCAGGATAGCAAACGACAAGAACTTTGATCAACTACTTTCCGAGCTCAAGGAGTATGCCCTTGAAGTCGACATGGATTTCGTCCGGAGAGCTGTCAAGGCCATCGGTCAGGTCGCCATCAAGATTGAGGCCGCTAGCGAAAAGTGCGTCAACGCGTTGCTTGATCTAATCTCCACCAAGGTCAACTATGTTGTGCAAGAGGTTATTGTCGTCATCAAGGACATCCTCCGCAAGTATCCCGGATATGAAGGTGTCATTCCGACTCTCTGCAAGTACATCGACGAGTTAGATGAGCCCAACGCCAGGGGTGCCTTGATCTGGATTGTTGGAGAGTATGCTGAGAAAATCAACAACGCCGATGAAATTCTGGAAGGGTTCGTCGAGGGTTTCTTGGAAGAGTTCACGCAGACCCAATTGCAGATTCTTACCGCTGTGGTCAAGCTGTTCCTGAAGAAACCCAGCAACACCCAAGGCCTAGTACAGAAGGTCCTCCAGCAAGCCACGGCAGACAACGACAACCCCGATATCAGAGACCGTGCTTATATCTACTGGCGTCTCCTCTCTGGCGATCTCGATGTTGCCAAGGTTTGTCACAATTCCTACCCCCTGAATATGTAAACATTGACTAACTTGCGTTCATAGAGCATTATTCTCTCTCAAAAGCCCGCCATCACGACAACAGTAACAtccctccctcccgtccTCCTCGAGCAACTTCTTTCCGAGCTTTCCACTCTCGCCTCCGTCTACCACAAGCCTCCCGAGTCGTTCGTCGGCAAGGGCCGTTTCGGCGCCGACGAGATCCAGCGCGCCGCCATCCAAGAACAGCGCCAAAACGCCGCCGAGAACCCCATTGCCGCGTCagtcgctgctgctgccaaagGTGGCCAGCAGAACAACGTTGAGAATCTTCTCGACATCGATTTTGACGGCGGCGCTCCTGCCAGCGCAGAGCACGGTGGCGGTGTCGGCACACCAGATCGGTTTGGCAGCCCGGCCAACGTCGGTGGTCTTCCCGGTGCGCCACCGCAACCCAGTGGCGGCATGGCGGATATCATGGGGCTTTTCGATGCACCACCGCCCATGCCGTCGGCGTCTGCTGCAACTTCGCCGGCTGCTGCAGGCGGGATGGGTGACATGATGAGCTCGTTTGCAGGCATGGATCTTAGCGGGACGagtgcgccgccgccgcctggtCAGCAGCTGGGGCATCCGGCTAGTCAGACTCCTCCCAAGAGTGGTGGAGGTAGCGAGGATCTGCTTGGGTTGTTCTGATGGAAGAAGTCATGATTGGATGAGTATGGTGTCACTATAATAGCATGGtagttggggttggtgatgagggaACTGGGCTAAAAGCGATGGGACATGCTAGCGCCTTGTTTAAGCAGTTTTTGTTGTCCTTGTCTTGTGCAATGAGctgctaaattaatagatacGATACACTAGGCTCTTCGTCGTCTCGTGAATTTGGGGCCTGTCCCCCGTGTTTCGGTTTCTCTCTCGTGCAACATTCGTGTCATGACCTCGATTACCTATGGCTTTGCTCTCTATTCATCGTCGTCAGATCCCTTTAGTGGTGGATTACAATTGTCATTTCAACAGGACTAAAAGCTACAATAATCACCAAAAGCTTGACCGTCCCAAAGCCGATCGTTTACTATTAGGACCTATCTAGTCACCCATAGTGACCAGTGTCTCTATCGAACTTTGCTGACAACAAAGTGTGTTTGAGTTTTTCGGATCTCACATAATCGACGACAACAGAGCGAGGGACATGCTCCCATTTagccctttatatatttggGTTGTGGTTGCGACCGAGTTCTTCGAGGTCAACTGTAACACACTGCACAAAGTCAACATCGAGTGTCCGAAATGCTTCTATGTCTAACTACTGCTACATCTCCGTGCCTGTTCGGAGACAAGAAATGACACAATTGTTTGTCCTGCGCCGGACTAATTCCGCATCGAAGTTGCTTTCGCTGAGCTTTTGGCTTATCGCCTTGGGTGTATACCTTAGAGGTGGCCTTCGGAGTCTCTTGGCATTATCGCCGTCAATTCACTCATCCTAGCCCACCCTCTCGCTTTCGCTCATCGGGGCTTCCCTATCACTTCGGCGGTATTTCGCCAGCACTCTCGAGTCTCTGAGGAGTACATGGGATTTGGGGCTCAGGTAGACGGCCGTCCCAATCTCCGAAACTCAACAGGCCTCTTGCGTTTTCACCGCTAGCAGAATGACTACATGCCGCTATCCTCAACCGGCAAAGTTCATTGTCCTAGCCGAAGGCGGCGCCGATGGAGTTATTCATGACTCTTACGAACGAGACCTTTTGACGTCTGGACGATCCCGTCCGGTAATGCCGTTTCCAGCAGCCCGATCAGACTTACCAGGACCAACAAACCTAGATATTCGCAAAAGACAGAGACACGAATGCGCAGCGAACTCAAGTTACTCTGGGAAGAGCAGGACCCCGTCGCGGAAACGGGAGTGTCAGATAGCAAAGCGATGCGGGACGGCATCAGGGCGCAGGTTAAGCCAATTCGCGCCGGGCTTGAGACTACGGGAAGATTGGGCGTTACCCTTAGCAATAAGTCTCGCGGCAAGGAGGTTACCTCTATCCAAGCCGGTGCGAAAGCCGGCGAGGCTTTACAAGGTCCGAGTCTCCGCTTTCTAGCCCGTGCCCACGAAATCCACGCCAGTTCCCGACCCCGATCCGTAGGGGGTGTCAAGGTAAGGGAGACCAAATGTATATATGGGAGGACCAGGCGAGTGCAGCCTTTGCGAACGATGGAGAGTGTCAAGAAAGTCTAGGTGATAACGCACGTGGAGACGACGGACCCTTCTGTCgcggaggagaaggacaCTTGTGTTAAAGGTTGTCACAGAGGAAAGATGCATGAGGGACTGTCACTGAGAATTGCCGCCTTGCTGGTGATGATTTAGGAACTTCTTCGCCAGTTGCATCATTGTAACGGCCGCCAAAGTATTTAACATTCACGCAGAGATCGGTGTTTTTGATTCAACCCCAGCAAACCGTAAAGCAGAGAAACTAGGATATGTTAGTATTCAGAAAAGGACTTAACAAGCGTCCAGAAGCTAGTAACATACGACTACGACGAAGTGTCTTATCGTATGATCATGTACAAAGAGAGAGAATGTATAGCGACGAGGGGCGACAGACAAAGCCTTTCTTATGGACATGATTCAGACCGTCTTATCATCAATAAGGTCCGCTGGCTCAATGGCAGAGCGTCTGACTACGAATcaggaggttccaggttcgaCCCCTGGGTGGATCGAATTTTTTGAGTGCTTCTTATATTTTGCACCTCCTATTGTAATAGATGTGCAGTTCCAATTCCGAGCAGCAGGATTTGCTCCAtctgttttttttccacGATTGGTGGGATTCTCGTTGCCCTTTCACTCTGGACTAGGAAGTACCCTGTTGATAACGAGTCCGGGGAAGATTGGAAGGACCAATCAGTGGATTTAGAAGAAACAGCGCTAGACCACATAGGGCGCTTGTTAATCTCGAGCTCAATGTGCAGATTGTCAGGGTCGCTTTCCCGTCAGGAACGGGCCAGGAACAAGCAAGACAAGCCAGGAACAGGTGCCCCCAAGCATCCAATGCCCCTGTTGAATGCTCCAATGGTCCCTTCCCCCATGCCGGCCGTCAGTGGCCTTTCCTTTCTActctccttcccttcttccctccgtTTTCCGCAGCAATCGGGATTCATATGTCCATCGCCAGCATCATCTGAGCCGGTGTTGCAGAACCCGCCGCGACGGCGGTTCGCCCCTCTTGTATACTTAGTTGTATTCCATCACTTATACGGCTCTGTCCGACCCGAGGTCATTCATTTTCCCCGTTGATTGATTCGTTTAGGTAGCAACCCAATCATGACCGAATCCCGTTCATTCGCATTGCGCAAGACACCACCGCTGACGCGGTCCAACCTTTGGATATCTCGCTTGtccttcctcgccctccatGTTCTCTACTGCGCCACCGCAACCCATGCTGCCACAACCACAGTCTGGGCCACCCCTCACGACAgctactcctcctcgatcGGCGTTCTCGGCTGCAAAGTCGATACCGACCGCATCGCTTATTGGCCCGGTTCGGTCGACTGCAACAACCTCTGCGTCTCTCTCTCCTACGGCGACCGTACCGTGAAGCTCCTGCGCGTTGACCAATCCCAGGGCGCTCACGACATCAGCTACGATGCCTGGAACTATCTTGTCACGGGCCACGGGGCCAACGATCGGCCGGCCGTCGGTGGGCCCATCGAGATGCAGGCGGAGGAGTTGGACGCTTCCGAGTGCAAGGACTTGATCCACACAGAGGGACACAAGCTTCCGCTGTCGGCGGCCAACAGCATGAACTTCTTGGCGAGCTGCCTCGACCACAAGGACGGCAGCTGGGTGGGCGCAAACCACATTCTTTACAACATTCTCGACTCGATTTGCACGTGGGGATATGACGAGCCGTGCGAGCTGAACTGGCCAAGTGAGAACCAAGCTCAGTGCAAGCATGCTTTGGGCACGCCGAACCCGCTGAAGGATGATCCCGTCTACGATATCAAGTATCCTTCGGGCAATAAGGTTATCGCTGGGTCGGGAGAGGTGGTGAAGAATGGAGGGACTCCGTGGGGCGATGTGGGAGGGACTGGCCAGGAGAATGCCGCTGCGGGAGGTCAGATTGTGAGCAGCTCGGCGACACTTTTGATTGTTTGGATCATGACCCTTATGAGCTGCGGGGCTTTATGTTGGGTCTGACGATGCTTCGTTTCGTACGAGTTGGATAGTTGGCGGGCTTTGTTTGCTTCGATTCTTGAGATACCCCCTTTAGCACGTTTCGGAATGGAtttgttgttttctttccttggTTGAGTTGGCTCTGGGATTTCACTACACATCTGTTCGGTCACAAATCAGCGGAAACCGAGATAACACCTTCCACCGGCGGCACCGTGACAACCACCGCTTCGCTCATTTGCCCTCCTCGGTAGGCATACGTAAACGTCCAACCAGACGCCGCAGCCCCGTGATTGCCCTCCTTATCCACCACTACAATCCCACTTTGCACAGTGGGATATTTCCTCACCATCCTTCTTACCGCATCTTCAGCCGCCTCTGTCGGGGTCATGCCCCTTCTCAAGCTTTCGACAGCTTGATAGCAAGGCAGAAAGCGCATC
It encodes:
- a CDS encoding AP-1 complex subunit beta-1; its protein translation is MSAINRIRGAFAPPRKGETFELRAGLVSQYAYERKEAIQKTIMAMTLGKDVSALFPDVLKNIATSDLDQKKLVYLYLMNYAKSHPDLCILAVNTFVQDSEDPNPLIRALAIRTMGCIRVDKMIDYMEEPLRKTLRDESPYVRKTAAICVAKLFDLNPTMCIENGFLETLQEMIGDPNPMVVANSVQALSEIHETAPETRALVLTPATLKKLLMALNECTEWGRVTILTTLAEYTAHDVKESEHICERVAPQFQHVNPSVVLAAVKVVFTHMKALNPKTVSAYLKKMAPPLVTLIASAPEVQYVALRNIDLLLQANPDILSKELRVFFCKYNDPPYVKLQKLEIMVRIANDKNFDQLLSELKEYALEVDMDFVRRAVKAIGQVAIKIEAASEKCVNALLDLISTKVNYVVQEVIVVIKDILRKYPGYEGVIPTLCKYIDELDEPNARGALIWIVGEYAEKINNADEILEGFVEGFLEEFTQTQLQILTAVVKLFLKKPSNTQGLVQKVLQQATADNDNPDIRDRAYIYWRLLSGDLDVAKSIILSQKPAITTTVTSLPPVLLEQLLSELSTLASVYHKPPESFVGKGRFGADEIQRAAIQEQRQNAAENPIAASVAAAAKGGQQNNVENLLDIDFDGGAPASAEHGGGVGTPDRFGSPANVGGLPGAPPQPSGGMADIMGLFDAPPPMPSASAATSPAAAGGMGDMMSSFAGMDLSGTSAPPPPGQQLGHPASQTPPKSGGGSEDLLGLF